GCTGCCGTTGCGAAAGGCAAAGGCAAGGGGAAGGGGATGAATGCCAATATCAGCATTAAAATCCCCGGTCTGAGCGGTCGCGTTAAATCCAAGGTCCTTACCACTTTCACCCGTCAGTTGGCCACGCTCGTCGATGCCGGTTTGCCTTTGCTCCGCGGTCTGCGGGTCTTGGAAAAGCAGGAAAAAAATCCCACGTTGCGCGGCATCATCGGAGATCTGGGCGCATCCATTGAAGGTGGCAGCACCTTCTCTGAAGGCCTGGCGCAACATCCCAAAGTTTTCAATCGTCTCTACATAAACATGGTTAAAGCCGGCGAACTGGGCGGTGTGCTCGAAGTCGTCTTGAACCGCTTGGCCGAGTTCATGGAAAAGGCCCAGAAGATCAAAGGCAAGGTCATCGCAGCCATGTTCTATCCCGTCGCCGTTTTGGTGGTCGCGGTGGTCATCATGGCGATATTGATGGTTTACGTCATTCCGCAATTCGAAACTGTTTTCGCCGGCATGTTGGAAGGCGCACAACTCCCGGCCTTCACCCGCTTGGTTCTCGGCATTTCCCGCGCCATCAAGGATCACTTCCTCGTAACTTTGGGCGGTATCATCGCCGTCATAATCATCTTCATGCTCACCATCCGCACCAAACCGGGTCGTCGTGTGTGGGATAAATTTAAGCTCAAAATGCCGGTTGTCGGTCCGGTCATCAGCAAGGTCGCCATCGCGCGCTTCACCCGTACCCTCGGTACTCTGGTCAGCAGCGGTGTGCCGATTCTGCAGGCGCTGAACATCGTCAAGGAAACCGCCGGCAACGTCATTGTTGCGAACGCCGTTATGGCCGTGCACGAAAGTGTGAAGGAAGGCGAAACCATCACCGCACCGCTCGAAGCATCCCGTGTATTCCCGCCCATGGTTATCAGCATGGTGGACGTCGGCGAACAAACCGGTGCTTTGCCGGAAATGTTGCTCAAAATTGCCGACAATTACGACGAAGAAGTTGATAACGCAGTTTCCGCCATGACCTCACTGCTTGAACCGATCATGATCGTCTTCCTGGCTGTGGTCGTTGGCAGTATCGTTATCGCCATGTTCCTGCCGCTGATTGCCCTGATGAACGGCATCGATTCCACCGACAAAAAGAGTGGCGACTAAACCAATCTAAACACATCAAAGCCACTGGGACGTTCCTGGTGGCTTTTTTTAATAATAACCAATAATCCCTGTTGACAAACATAATCGCCATGTGTAAATACAATGTAAACACATTGCATGGGCTTTACACATACAATTAACTCAATATGGAGTTTGATTGGAATAATTTGCCCTTCAATTTGGATGGTTCTTTGACACGGCAGGAGATAGAGGAATCCTTCGAGGATCCTTTCGCAGTAAAGTTACTGCCCGATACACCACGTTTCGCGGTGCAGGCACGTTTTTTTAATCTCGGTATGTCTGCCGGCGGAGTGGGGATTTTCAGCGTATATCGCACGAATGGGAAGTTGATCCGGATCATTTTCGCCCGGACGATGGAGGCTGAAGAGAGGTTTTTTTATCAGCGTAAATTGGAACAAACTCTGGCGCATTGAATGGCGAACCAATTTAACGTTGATGACGAGGTGGCGGCCAAGTAATTCTTTATGAATTCGTTTGCCAATTGGGAAGACGTGCCGATCTTCGACAGCGAGGCGGCTGAGGCGGATTACTGGGCGGATTATCGCCCGGACCTGCGTCTCATGGAGTCTGCCATCTCAGGCAACAGCGAGTCGTCGGAATCGGTGACCATCACCCTCCGCATCGACCCGCGGATGCTGGCGAGGATCAAGCGGCTGGCCCGGTCCAGGTATCTGAATTATCAGAGCATGATCAAACAATGGTTGAGCGAGCGAATGGAACAAGAATTGCGTGAACGATAACTTATAGCATTAATGAAACTTTACCCTCAACGCCGCCTCTCCTCATTTGCCGGGTTCACCCTCATCGAACTCCTGGTGGTCATGGCTATCATTGCCATCTTGGCTGCCTTGCTCATCCCGGCAACCGGGATTGTGAGCAAGGCTAAAATCCAATCCCGCGCGCGTGGACAAATTTCCGAGTTGGTTACAGCCATTGATCGTTACCAGGCCAAAAAGGGCTTTTATCCTCCTGACAACAAGCTCAACAAGCCGGGCAACAATCAACTCGTTTATGAGCTTTGGGGCGCGCTTAGTACCACCGCTGCTGGTGTGCCTGCATTCACGATCGATTTTGGCCAGGGCGAAACCATTAGGAGCGTTCCCACTTTGACCACATTTTTCGGCACGCCCGGAATAATGAATTCGTCTGCTGAAAAGAAGGAAATCGATAATTTTATTGAAAAAATAAAGATGGAGAAGGTGAAAAATATCAACAACGACCCGAACGAACCAGTCTGGGTTTTCTTCTCGCCTTCCAAGGGACCTAATGATGTTCCGGATATAAATAATTCGCTCATCAACCTAATTAATTACGTTTCCTCCAGTCCCAAGCACAATCCCAATACATACGACTTGTGGATTGATGTAATTATCGGTGGAAAGACCAATCGTATCAGCAATTGGAGCAATGAACCGGAACGAGGTGTTGGTCCTTACTAATCGAGCCATGGCCAAATTTCAACCATCATCAAAACCTATGACGCGACTGCCAATTCGCTGGTTTGATTCCGCCTGGAATCCCCGCATTCTTGATAAGAAGCTCCAGCCCGATCTTCGGTTCTGGAGCGAACGCCTTTCCGCGCATAATGACTCTCCATCCACTATTTATCCAATCGGAACCAGTCCCCAACTTGTTAACCATCCTATGAAACATTCGCCCAAATGCGGCCGCAGATTCTCGCGCGCATTCACGTTGATCGAACTGCTGGTGGTCATTTCCATTATTGCCATCCTTGCCGGCCTTTTGCTGCCGGCTCTCGTGGCCGCCAAGAATGCCGCCAAGAAAAGGGCGGCTATGGCGGAAATGAAGAATCTGGAAGCAGCCATCAACCAGTACGAAAGCACCTATGGACGTTATCCAGGCAAGGCTTCCTCTATTGGCGATACGACCTATGGCCTGACGAATTATCCGGGGACAATTCCTCTCAATTCTCCCGGAACGGTTCCTACTAATTCCGACGTTATCCTTGCTGTCATGGATTATGATGGGGGCTCAAATACAAACCATGCAACAAATCCTCAACGGCACACTTTCTTCTCACCTGCCAAGATGGTCACGGAGACGAACATGCCTGGTTTCAGCACCACGGATTTTCAACTACGCGATCCCTGGGGGCATCCCTACATCATCACCATTGATTATGATGCTGATGGCTACTCGAAGGATGCATTCTACACTCTTCCTGTCGTTTCTCAAACTGCCGATGCTACCAAAGGGTTGGATGCAATGGTTCGGATTGGGACGCCTCCTTCAACAGGCTATTACCTCAAAGCTCCCGTTATGATCTGGTCGATGGGGCTGGATGGAAAAGCCGACCCGACGAAGCCGGCCAACCAAGAGGTGAACAAGGACAACATTCTGAGCTGGCAATAAACTTAGTTCATATGAAGTGCTCGAATATCAAACTTAACTGCGAAACCAGGCCAATGCTGCTTGGCCAGCGTTCCGCCACGTTTTCGGGCACTGCACAGGAGGGAGCTGCGGCCTTTACCGTGATCGAATTGCTCGTAGTGATTTCGATCATGCTGTTGCTCGCGGTGATTGCTGTCCCGGTCATGAGCGGCTTTGGCAAATCGAACGCCATCGCTGCGGCGGACCGCCAATTGTTGGATGATCTGTCCCTCGCACGTGCCCGTGCTATTGCTGAACATACAACGGTTTATGTGGTGTTCGTTCCAACGAACATGAACAACTCGACGTTCACCATGCCAACGGACCCCTTTCAGCTAGCCATGATTAGCAACGTCTACGGAGGCCAGTATACCACCTACGCGCTGCTCTCCCTGCGCACAGTGGGGGATCAACCTGGCCGGCCAACAGCGCGCTACCTGACTGCCTGGCGGACGCTGCCCAGTGGCGTTTTTATTGCCACCAACAAATTCAATCCAACCTTAACCTTGCCTCCTCCGCCTTTGCCGCAGATACCGCCCTTTCACCACGATATTCTTTTTCCTTTCCCGATCATTTCCACCAACAACCCTCCTAACAATACCAATTTATTGCCTTACGTGGCATTCGACTATTTGGGCCGGTTGGCGTTGGGGAACCCAGCAGTCGCCGCCACCTCTGACGAATACATTCCTTTGTCGCGCGGCGCCGTTTTCACCGTTCGCGATGCCAGCGGACGATTTGATATCACCAAAACCCCCGAGGCAAAGGAGACTCCGATCGGCAATTCCATCAACATTTCCAACGTGGTTCATATCGATGCCTTGACCGGACGGGCACGCATCGAGAAACAGGAGCTTCAATGAAGTTGTTAAGAAAATCTTTGAGGATGCAATCGGGCAGGGGAGCGCAGGCGGCGTTCACGATGATTGAAATCGCCCTCTCCCTCGCGGTCATCGGCTTTGCCCTCGTGGCCATCATCGGCGTTCTTCCTACTGGCATGTCCGTGCAAAAGGACAACCGTGAAGACACCGTCATCAGCATGGACGCCACCTACCTGATGGAGGCACTCCGCTCCGGTGCCCGTGGTCCCGATCTTCTCACAAACCATATTGTTTGTATCACGAATTATTCTTATTTTTATTCCGGCCCAAGCAACCTTCCTTTAACCACCAACATTAACTGGTTCACAACTTCAAATTACTATATCGATCTGGTTCCTTATGGAGGTTCCTATCTCACTAATAGCTCCAATGTGATCGGGTTGATTAGCATCCCAAAATACTTTTTCGATCTAAACACCAATAGCTTTAGAAGCAACTTTACCACGGCCGATTTCCGTGCCATGAGCAGTCCCTTGATTGACCAGGGTACAAACCAGTCTTCTCGCGACTTCGCGTTCACTTACCGTCTCTTTCCTCAAATCATTCCGTATAGTCAGCATGATTCTGAATGGACGAACTTTAGTAGCGCATCTTTAACTCCTGTTCAGGTAACTAACCGACAGGTTGCCTTTGCTGAGACTATTAATCTAAGAAACAACCTGCACGAAATGCGATTGCGTTTCGAATGGCCGGTGTTGCCAGTTCGCAATGGAGATACCGGAAATAAACGGCAGGTTTTTCGCACCTTGGCAAGCGGATCATTACTCCATACAAATGAAGGTAAAGCTGGAACCACGGAATTGTGGTTTATCCAACCTCAGGCCTATTCCACCAACCAAATCCAATGAAGTTCTCCTCACAAGACAAACAGGTTGCGGGATCGATTGGGCGTGGTACCAAGGCCAGGCTGCTCCGTGCTTTCTCGCTGGTGGAAATGCTCGTGGTGGTCGTGTTGCTCGCCGTCATCATTCTTGGATTGGTTGCCATGTTCGACCAGGTACGGAAAGCATTTACCAGCAGTGTTACGCAGGTGGATAGGCTCGAAGGCGGTCGAATGGTCATGGATCTGGTCACCCGCGAAGTGGAGGAGATGGCTCCCTACCATGCGTCGAATGTCATGAACTTCTATGCGACCTATGATGGCAATACCCCAATCCTGGTGCAGCCATTGACCGATCCTAAAGACAAAGGGACCAACGTTCTGGAGAGCTTCTATTTTCTCTCCAGCTACAATCATCAATGGACCGGTGTTGGTTTTATGGTGAACTCCCCCGAGATCGTAACCGGCATTCCCATCGGTGCGCTATATACCACCAATTTTCTCTTCCCCACGCTGGTTACTGTTGATCCCAGAAATACGGTCACCAACGGCCTGAATCTGTTTACCACCAATTTTCCACATCCTTTCTACACCAACTTTCATCGGTTGGTGGATGGTGTTGTTCATTTCCGCGTCCTTGCCTACGATGCGCGCGGTCGTTTGCTGAATACGAATTACAACAATAATACGCAGATTAACACAAACTTTTACGTCTATTCGGATTCACCCCGTTCCGACAGGACGACCTACAATTTCTGGTCCAATGCAGTTCCTGCCTATCTCGACGTTGAGTTGGGCGTCTTGGAAGATCGCACTTTGCAAAAACTGCGGGGATTGACCAACAATCCAACCGCTGCGAATAACTTTCTTAACATTCATGCCGCGCAGGTTCACCTGTTCCGGCAACGCATTGCCATCCGTAACGCAGATCCCCAGGCTTACAAATGAAACGTCGTTCTGAACAAGGTGTAGCGCTGGTTGTTACCCTGATTTTGCTGTCGGTGATTACCTTCATGGCCGTGGCCTTCCTCGCCATCAGCCGCCACGAACGCGAAGGTGTGATCAATCGTTCCCATCAAAATGATTCCGTCTTTGCTGCCGATGCTGCCATTGAGCATATAAAGGCAAAGCTCGTCAGCGAGATGCTGGTGAACAACAACGGATTTAACGTCGGTCTGCTTGTTTCGACGAACTTTATTAATACCAACGGATTCGTTAGAGGGTTGGCCAGCTTCACGAATGTAAATTATGATATTCGAAATACCGGCCAACCATTGACTCAAAATGATTTCCTGCAGAACGTGGCCAATCTTTTGATCCTCCCGCGTCCTCCGGTTTTTGTAAGCACCAATCAAGCACAGCGCAACGGACAACTGGCCTCGGAATTTCGTTTCTATTTGGATTTCAACCGGAATGGCGTTTACGACACCAACGGTTGGGTGACTCCTTACTATGGTCTCGTCCCGCCGAAGATTAATCCCCGCGCTCCCTTTTTCGCCATCGGCGACCCCGAATGGATCGGCATCCTCGATCGCCCCGAGTTGCCGCACTCCCGCAGTAATCAATTCGTCGCCCGCTACGCCTTCATCGCACTCCCCATGGGCAGTGCGATGGATATTAACTACCTTCACAATGTGGCGAAATATTATACGGGCACCGGCCAACCCTATGAAGGTTTCCGGCGCGATCAAGGTGTCGGCACTTGGGAAATCAATGTCGGGGCATTTCTCTTTGCATTAAATCCCACCGTGTGGGGCGCGGGAGGATCAACGTATGCTTACGATCCAATAGGCAACGCGCAGACCGTTGGATTAGGTTTCCAGGATGCTGCCGACATCCTGGCCTACCGGTTCAATAATAATTGGAACAACCCGCTTACCTTCGCGCAGATGTATCCGGGCGCGACTCCGAGTACTCTGTTTCAACTCGACCATGCGGATGGTTATTCGTTAGGTCTGTTGGCCACGAACGCGGCCAACTTCACCGTTCAGGATCCTGATTTTAATCGGACCACTACAAGATGGAGCGGTTCCGACAATACCAACTGGTTTTTTACCCCGCAGGACTTCTTCAAAGTCGGCAGCGGTGCCAACTCCTTTTCCGGACGACTGGCCTCTATCGGCTTGCCCAGCCCTACCACCGACACCACCAATCAATACACCTTTTACAATCTGCTCCAACAATTAGGCGTCGATTCCATGCCCGAGTCAGGGAAAATCAACGTCAATTATGAGAACTTGAACGGCAGGAATGCCACCAATTTTCAAAACTGGGCTCCGGTAGAATTCTTTACAAACGCTGCGAATGCCATGCTCTCCACCTTGAGCAGCGAACCCGGTTATACCAATCTTTCGACATCTTATATTCCGCTCTATCCAACCAATGGTTATACTCCGGCTGTGCATCGCATGTTGCAGCTCGCTGCCAATATTTACGATGCCACCACCAGTCGTGAATTTAGATCTGGCAGTTCCGGCTATCCTTATTTTCCGTCAGTCTTCAAACCAATTCTCGGAGTGACCAATGGGAATGAGATTTATATTAAAAACTATGTCGAGGTAGCAACTCAGTTGAATGGTTATACCAACAATTTCTATGACTTGAGCGATCTTAGCGCAACAAATTTGAGCGCCTTGAAAAGTGCAATTAGCGCCAATCCCACTAATGTGAATGTTTATGGAATTCCATGGGTGATCGGGGCAAAGAAAGGTTTCCCGAACTTCAATGAGTTCTCAATGGGCAATGTGATGCAGCTCACGAGAAGAATTCAAATCAAGAAGGACAATCAGACTGACCCTGTTAATAAGTGGCATTACCGCACGCAATATGCAGTTGGAATTTCAAATGTCGTTGGAGTGGAAATGTGGAACTCTTATTCAAACGCCTATCCTCGTGATGTGAAAATCATAGTTAATAATGATTTAACCATGTGGCTGACGAATGATTTGGGCGTCATGAGATATACCACTAATAAGCTCTCGCTCACCGGAAGCGCGCAACTTGGCCCGAACATTTGGCTAGGAGCGACCAATCTTAACTATGCAAGAGCTTTCAGCATCCCTCTATCCACGAATTATGTTTTCGTTCCGGATTCTATTCTTCACTACAATCCATTGGGTTTGCAGGCAAATGCGAGCGCTCCCAGCGAGAATTCAGACTTTGAAGAAAACACGGGTGTTAGCTCACAAAACTGGGGATTAAACGTCACGAACCGCTTGCGTGTTATGATGATTGATAGTCAGAGCGGCAGGTTACTCGACTTTGTGGAACTCAGTGGCTTGGACGACCACCAAAACATCATGCAGGATTTGCAAAACCCTTTACAAGCCGGAGATCCTCAAGCAAGCGCTTCAGTCTGGGATTCGAAGACGGCTTCGCTTGTTCCACAAATTACTCAGGGCATGTGGAATCAAATCCAAATTTCCTTGGGAAGCCAGGTCTCGAGCTCAGAGTGGGTCAAATACATGATCAACACTCCCAACGAGTTTGCCAAAGCGGCGGAAATCGCGAATTTTCAGTTATTCTATACAGGAGCAACTAATCTGTTAAAAATGCAGACCCCTTTTGTTCCGACTGGTCAACTTTTATCCTATAATTCCTGGCAAGCAAACGATCCGTTGGTTCATTTTACTTCTTGGGATCTGGGAAACACTAATCTGCTTACAAGAATTAAACTTGGAACACCTCTTTATTCGACCAACATTGTGAAGAATATTGGTTTGCTTAACGATCGATATAGCCCTTGGGGAGGTAATCCTAATAAGGCGAGTGATAAGCATCCTTTTGACTTGGCCTACAAAGATCCCCTAGTTGCGAGATCGGACAATTGGCAATTTCCCACTAATAGATTTCCAAGTGTCGGTTGGTTGGGACGTGTTCATCGTGGAACGCCATGGCAAACGATCTACCTCAAATCACCGAGCATCGCTACGAATCAGTTTGACGATTGGGAAAAATGGACAGGCAATCGATATAAAAACCAGATTGTCGTCAAAACTGGCATTCCCGATGCGCCGCTGACGCATCCTACCAACGATTGGAAAATCGTTGGTTTGTTTACCGCTGCACCAAACGACAATGCCGCTCGCGGTCAGCTCTCCATCAATCAAAGTAATGCCCCTTCCTGGTATGCCATGCTTGGCGGTGCCATTGCTCTTTCCAACAGTACACCCGACATCGACTTGGATACCGTTTCGCCGCAACCTGCCAAGTATACTCCGTTCGTGATTGATCCGATTAAAAATAACCTGGCTATCTCGAATATTCTTGTAGCAATCAATGACGTCCGTCGCACAAACTATTTGGGAGGAGTCTTTACCAATCTTGGAAACATTCTGGCAGTTCCGGAATTATCGACGAACTCACCATTTTTAAATCGTAGTTCTGACGTGCAGGTTCAGAAGGCCCTGAGTGATTCAGTTTATGAAGCAATTCCACAGCAGATTTTGGGACTTCTCAAAGTGGGACAGCCGCAATACGTGATCTATGCCTATGGCCAATCCTTGAAACCTGCAGACCGTTCGCTCTATCAAGGTAGTGGGCCGTATTTCGGCCTCTGCACAAATTATACCGTGACTGGAGAATCTTTAATCCGTGCCGTGATCCATGTGGAGAACCCTCCGGTGCCCGGACAGACACAATTGGCCCAACCACGTGTGGTTGTGGATCAGTACAATGTGCTGCCGCCAGACTGATAAAAGAGATTGGAATACTCTCCAAAATGGGATAGTATGTTCGAATGGCCAAAAGAGACGTGTGTTGTGCTGCGGGTGGATTTAATCCTGTAGTGGCCGGTTGATTTGTAGTAAATCTGAAGTCGTTATTAAACTCTATACAATTATGCAAAGGAGACTCGTTTGGTTGCTGTTGGGCCTGCTCTGTATCGGCGGCTTGGCGTACTATCGACATGTCGGCGAGCTGCGCCAGCAGGATAAGATCACGCCAAAGCTGGCTGCACAGGGAGAATCCCAGAGTGCGGCTGTTCACAAGACACAGGTCCCGTCGCCCTTTCAGATGCTGACCAAGAAGGTTGCTGCCAAAGCAGCGGAAAAAGCCACCAATTCTTCCCGCTTCCCGTATCGGCTCAGCAATACCACCAAGACCGTTAATCAACTGGCTAAAAGTGAAACCGGTGTCCTCATGGCCAACGCTTTAATTGATACTGCTGACTCCACCCAGTTGGCGATACCCGAGCATCTGCGTGCTCCCAAGGATAACGGCAGTTTCATCGTCCAGGCCCGTGGTCCCG
This DNA window, taken from Pedosphaera parvula Ellin514, encodes the following:
- a CDS encoding type II secretion system F family protein; translation: MPKFSYVAMDSRGKETKGTLDVATQNEAITRVKEMGFFPTKIVEVDKEKPDKASKDKKKAAVAKGKGKGKGMNANISIKIPGLSGRVKSKVLTTFTRQLATLVDAGLPLLRGLRVLEKQEKNPTLRGIIGDLGASIEGGSTFSEGLAQHPKVFNRLYINMVKAGELGGVLEVVLNRLAEFMEKAQKIKGKVIAAMFYPVAVLVVAVVIMAILMVYVIPQFETVFAGMLEGAQLPAFTRLVLGISRAIKDHFLVTLGGIIAVIIIFMLTIRTKPGRRVWDKFKLKMPVVGPVISKVAIARFTRTLGTLVSSGVPILQALNIVKETAGNVIVANAVMAVHESVKEGETITAPLEASRVFPPMVISMVDVGEQTGALPEMLLKIADNYDEEVDNAVSAMTSLLEPIMIVFLAVVVGSIVIAMFLPLIALMNGIDSTDKKSGD
- a CDS encoding CopG family antitoxin, whose protein sequence is MNSFANWEDVPIFDSEAAEADYWADYRPDLRLMESAISGNSESSESVTITLRIDPRMLARIKRLARSRYLNYQSMIKQWLSERMEQELRER
- a CDS encoding type II secretion system protein, which translates into the protein MKLYPQRRLSSFAGFTLIELLVVMAIIAILAALLIPATGIVSKAKIQSRARGQISELVTAIDRYQAKKGFYPPDNKLNKPGNNQLVYELWGALSTTAAGVPAFTIDFGQGETIRSVPTLTTFFGTPGIMNSSAEKKEIDNFIEKIKMEKVKNINNDPNEPVWVFFSPSKGPNDVPDINNSLINLINYVSSSPKHNPNTYDLWIDVIIGGKTNRISNWSNEPERGVGPY
- a CDS encoding type II secretion system protein, encoding MTRLPIRWFDSAWNPRILDKKLQPDLRFWSERLSAHNDSPSTIYPIGTSPQLVNHPMKHSPKCGRRFSRAFTLIELLVVISIIAILAGLLLPALVAAKNAAKKRAAMAEMKNLEAAINQYESTYGRYPGKASSIGDTTYGLTNYPGTIPLNSPGTVPTNSDVILAVMDYDGGSNTNHATNPQRHTFFSPAKMVTETNMPGFSTTDFQLRDPWGHPYIITIDYDADGYSKDAFYTLPVVSQTADATKGLDAMVRIGTPPSTGYYLKAPVMIWSMGLDGKADPTKPANQEVNKDNILSWQ
- a CDS encoding pilus assembly FimT family protein; its protein translation is MKCSNIKLNCETRPMLLGQRSATFSGTAQEGAAAFTVIELLVVISIMLLLAVIAVPVMSGFGKSNAIAAADRQLLDDLSLARARAIAEHTTVYVVFVPTNMNNSTFTMPTDPFQLAMISNVYGGQYTTYALLSLRTVGDQPGRPTARYLTAWRTLPSGVFIATNKFNPTLTLPPPPLPQIPPFHHDILFPFPIISTNNPPNNTNLLPYVAFDYLGRLALGNPAVAATSDEYIPLSRGAVFTVRDASGRFDITKTPEAKETPIGNSINISNVVHIDALTGRARIEKQELQ
- a CDS encoding type IV pilus modification PilV family protein; its protein translation is MKLLRKSLRMQSGRGAQAAFTMIEIALSLAVIGFALVAIIGVLPTGMSVQKDNREDTVISMDATYLMEALRSGARGPDLLTNHIVCITNYSYFYSGPSNLPLTTNINWFTTSNYYIDLVPYGGSYLTNSSNVIGLISIPKYFFDLNTNSFRSNFTTADFRAMSSPLIDQGTNQSSRDFAFTYRLFPQIIPYSQHDSEWTNFSSASLTPVQVTNRQVAFAETINLRNNLHEMRLRFEWPVLPVRNGDTGNKRQVFRTLASGSLLHTNEGKAGTTELWFIQPQAYSTNQIQ
- a CDS encoding prepilin-type N-terminal cleavage/methylation domain-containing protein encodes the protein MKFSSQDKQVAGSIGRGTKARLLRAFSLVEMLVVVVLLAVIILGLVAMFDQVRKAFTSSVTQVDRLEGGRMVMDLVTREVEEMAPYHASNVMNFYATYDGNTPILVQPLTDPKDKGTNVLESFYFLSSYNHQWTGVGFMVNSPEIVTGIPIGALYTTNFLFPTLVTVDPRNTVTNGLNLFTTNFPHPFYTNFHRLVDGVVHFRVLAYDARGRLLNTNYNNNTQINTNFYVYSDSPRSDRTTYNFWSNAVPAYLDVELGVLEDRTLQKLRGLTNNPTAANNFLNIHAAQVHLFRQRIAIRNADPQAYK